From Alcaligenes faecalis, the proteins below share one genomic window:
- a CDS encoding aromatic ring-hydroxylating oxygenase subunit alpha — protein MNTALRSPIAIEEFDRSYFQQETDEVFALPPECFTSEEFFQFELNAVWKKQWFCVGRATDIPNAGDFFTFDVGNDALFAIRTREGGINVLSNVCRHRNMLLLEGAGNVRRISCPLHAWVYNMEGELVSAPGLTDTGASFDPKSVCLPKIRAEVWEGFIFINYDAMAPALHTRLGNLGKQLANYRMSELKSSEPLKMESFDWNWKIFNDECYHCSFLHASSWGGMYETNPDRVDETAVFNDVANGIVSYNLLSTHKDAAPTHTGSILQPPMDGLTDQERTQLSYVTVAPNLLLVAMPDKVKYFMWLPKSAKQSTYGVSWMYPQETLEREDHKEKFDQEHDDLYPVMIEDLFAWRRSHQGMQSNFASRGRLTNEELVIKRLQNWLIDLYRAEERRVDEQSRVLPIRAIA, from the coding sequence ATGAATACCGCTCTACGTTCGCCCATTGCGATTGAAGAATTTGACCGCAGCTACTTTCAGCAGGAAACCGACGAGGTTTTCGCCTTGCCCCCCGAGTGCTTTACCTCGGAAGAGTTTTTCCAGTTTGAACTGAATGCCGTCTGGAAAAAGCAGTGGTTCTGTGTGGGCCGTGCAACTGACATCCCCAATGCCGGCGACTTCTTCACTTTCGACGTAGGCAATGACGCCTTGTTCGCTATTCGCACCCGCGAAGGCGGCATTAATGTGCTGTCCAACGTCTGTCGTCACCGCAATATGCTGTTGCTGGAAGGGGCAGGCAATGTGCGCCGCATTAGCTGCCCCTTGCACGCCTGGGTCTACAACATGGAAGGCGAGCTGGTTTCCGCCCCTGGTCTGACCGATACCGGCGCCAGCTTTGACCCCAAGAGTGTATGTCTGCCCAAGATCCGTGCCGAGGTTTGGGAAGGCTTCATCTTCATCAACTACGACGCCATGGCGCCCGCCTTGCATACTCGCCTGGGCAATCTGGGCAAGCAGCTGGCGAACTACCGCATGTCCGAGCTGAAGTCCTCGGAACCGCTGAAGATGGAAAGTTTCGACTGGAACTGGAAGATCTTCAATGACGAGTGCTACCACTGCAGCTTTCTGCACGCTTCGTCCTGGGGCGGCATGTACGAAACCAATCCGGATCGTGTTGATGAAACCGCTGTCTTCAATGATGTGGCCAATGGCATAGTCTCCTACAACCTGCTCTCCACCCACAAGGACGCCGCGCCTACGCATACCGGCTCCATCTTGCAACCGCCCATGGATGGTCTGACCGACCAGGAGCGGACCCAGCTTTCTTACGTGACCGTGGCTCCCAACCTCTTGCTGGTCGCCATGCCCGATAAGGTGAAGTACTTCATGTGGCTGCCCAAAAGCGCCAAGCAGTCCACCTACGGCGTGTCCTGGATGTACCCGCAAGAAACGCTGGAACGCGAGGATCACAAAGAGAAGTTCGATCAGGAACACGATGATCTGTACCCCGTGATGATCGAGGACCTGTTTGCCTGGCGTCGTTCGCATCAGGGCATGCAATCCAACTTTGCTTCCCGTGGCCGTCTGACCAATGAAGAGCTGGTCATCAAGCGTTTGCAAAACTGGCTGATTGATCTGTACCGCGCCGAAGAGCGCCGGGTGGACGAGCAAAGCCGGGTGTTGCCGATCCGAGCGATTGCCTAA
- a CDS encoding PDR/VanB family oxidoreductase: MQQTLQTRVLKKTRLSERVVGLTLGLQNGGAFPVWEPGAHIELELAVSQTEPLYRQYSLCGQQANTREWQIAVLKEEAGRGGSAYIHEVLQEGDALAVSIPKNHFPFAANTKCFFVAGGIGITPIVPMVQAAAAAGLDWHLLYLARNAADFIFLQELQEVDGARITTHASNQDGLFDLQGALQALDAQTVVYSCGPQPLLAALENYQQEQADIGWQLVLERFSVETDPAMLQGKGFTVTLQKSGKSIAVAEDETILAALKREGIRVKCSCQNGTCGTCETVVISGLPEHRDFVLSPEERQLNETMMICVSRALSAELVLDL, encoded by the coding sequence ATGCAGCAAACTTTGCAAACACGCGTGCTGAAGAAAACCAGGCTGTCAGAGCGCGTTGTGGGCCTGACCCTGGGTTTGCAAAACGGGGGCGCGTTCCCCGTCTGGGAGCCGGGGGCGCATATTGAACTGGAACTGGCGGTGTCGCAGACCGAGCCGCTTTACCGTCAGTATTCGCTGTGTGGCCAACAGGCCAATACCCGCGAATGGCAAATTGCCGTTCTCAAAGAGGAAGCCGGGCGGGGCGGCTCTGCGTATATCCATGAGGTGTTGCAGGAAGGTGATGCGCTGGCCGTCAGCATTCCGAAAAATCACTTTCCCTTTGCTGCAAACACGAAGTGCTTCTTTGTTGCCGGCGGCATAGGCATCACGCCTATCGTGCCCATGGTCCAGGCCGCGGCGGCAGCGGGTCTGGACTGGCACTTGCTGTATCTGGCAAGAAACGCAGCGGATTTTATTTTCCTGCAAGAGCTGCAAGAAGTGGATGGCGCGCGTATCACCACGCATGCCTCCAATCAGGACGGGCTGTTTGATCTGCAAGGCGCATTGCAAGCGCTGGATGCACAGACCGTCGTCTATTCCTGCGGTCCGCAGCCTTTGCTGGCCGCTTTGGAAAACTATCAACAGGAACAGGCTGATATTGGCTGGCAGCTGGTGCTGGAGCGTTTCTCGGTAGAGACCGACCCGGCCATGCTGCAAGGCAAGGGCTTCACCGTGACCTTGCAGAAGTCGGGCAAAAGCATTGCGGTAGCAGAGGATGAAACGATTCTGGCTGCCTTGAAACGGGAAGGCATACGGGTCAAGTGCTCATGCCAGAACGGCACCTGCGGCACCTGCGAGACCGTAGTGATTTCCGGCCTGCCTGAGCATCGGGATTTTGTGCTGTCGCCAGAAGAGCGGCAGTTGAATGAAACCATGATGATCTGCGTCTCGCGCGCCTTGTCGGCCGAACTGGTTTTGGATCTATAA
- a CDS encoding NAD-dependent epimerase/dehydratase family protein, whose product MKKVVVTGGSGRVGSYVVQQLMQTMDVVVADLKPSQHQVSFIQTDVMDLEAVRAATQNADAVIHLAAIDFDWKAAEEQYINVNVRGTWHVLQACRENGVKKVVLCSSISACGLSEMRADWKPQYLPVDEAHENKPYQAYSVSKIVMEQMAKSFSEASDMEVICLRPLAVVLPETIAEYIQFVDSPQRNWLFYYIWAADLARAFEAAVNLQGLRYGVFFISADDSSHPLATTDWYQQIIGPVPEIKNPRWYQNNPRASIFSSHAAKEILGWQPSTDFQQLRQEYAVEKDLA is encoded by the coding sequence ATGAAGAAAGTGGTGGTTACAGGCGGCTCGGGCCGTGTGGGCTCGTACGTCGTACAGCAATTGATGCAGACCATGGATGTGGTCGTGGCGGATCTGAAACCCAGCCAGCATCAGGTTTCCTTTATTCAAACGGATGTGATGGATCTGGAGGCCGTGCGTGCGGCCACCCAAAATGCCGATGCCGTGATTCACCTGGCGGCGATTGATTTCGACTGGAAGGCGGCCGAGGAGCAGTACATCAACGTCAATGTGCGCGGCACCTGGCATGTGCTGCAAGCCTGTCGCGAAAACGGCGTCAAGAAAGTGGTGCTGTGCTCCAGTATTTCAGCCTGCGGTCTGTCGGAGATGCGCGCCGATTGGAAGCCTCAGTATCTGCCTGTGGACGAGGCCCATGAAAACAAGCCTTATCAGGCCTACAGCGTCAGCAAGATCGTCATGGAGCAGATGGCAAAAAGCTTTAGCGAGGCCAGCGATATGGAAGTGATCTGTCTGCGTCCGCTGGCCGTTGTGCTGCCGGAAACCATTGCCGAGTACATCCAGTTCGTTGACAGCCCGCAGCGTAACTGGCTGTTCTATTACATCTGGGCTGCGGATCTGGCGCGTGCCTTTGAGGCCGCCGTGAATCTGCAAGGTTTGCGCTACGGCGTGTTTTTCATCAGCGCAGACGATAGCTCCCACCCCCTGGCAACCACAGACTGGTATCAGCAGATTATCGGCCCTGTGCCTGAAATCAAGAACCCGCGCTGGTATCAGAACAATCCCCGTGCCTCCATTTTCAGCAGCCATGCGGCCAAGGAAATTCTGGGCTGGCAGCCGAGCACGGACTTTCAGCAACTGCGCCAGGAATACGCGGTGGAAAAAGACCTGGCGTGA
- a CDS encoding DUF1116 domain-containing protein produces MAQHVETQAVMPAWTGVRSLQSILPSQGRLVLHAGPPFRDAQELPAAIRNSALIGILYEGWADNKQEAQALLDAGGVQLAPAQDYGVVVPLAGVVTPSMYLIEVSDSNRPGSKKYSVLNEGMQWCTRLGIFADEMVPHLRWLHQDLGARLAAQFQGPVDLAPIVQASLLNGDDGHARTMHGSRQLADIIVSWGINDDASQSFLYGAMAWALNYWMAASALILANQTPADGVDAIVKVGGNGLRFGLQLASSTTWLVTDAPVIAGNKEPGNEQAQALGALGDSAVVDFVGLGGQCLDLAGISARNLHAFLPSDYLTRQGQFLKTRLPFLAGRNGISDFAQVIANNTGPLVLLGMIDGAGERGRVGGGVATVDASLLQALKEWQHETTVV; encoded by the coding sequence ATGGCTCAGCATGTAGAGACGCAGGCCGTGATGCCCGCCTGGACAGGAGTCCGGTCCCTGCAATCCATTTTGCCCTCGCAAGGCCGTCTGGTCCTGCATGCCGGGCCACCGTTTCGGGATGCACAGGAGTTGCCTGCCGCAATCCGAAATTCGGCTTTGATCGGCATTCTGTATGAGGGTTGGGCGGACAACAAACAAGAGGCGCAAGCCTTGCTGGACGCAGGGGGCGTGCAACTGGCTCCCGCGCAGGATTACGGAGTGGTGGTGCCATTGGCCGGAGTGGTGACGCCGTCCATGTATTTGATTGAGGTCAGCGACAGCAATCGGCCCGGGAGCAAGAAATACTCGGTGCTGAATGAAGGCATGCAGTGGTGCACCCGCCTGGGTATTTTTGCCGACGAAATGGTGCCGCATCTGCGTTGGCTGCATCAGGATTTGGGTGCACGGCTGGCTGCACAGTTTCAGGGGCCGGTAGATCTGGCTCCCATCGTTCAGGCTTCCTTGCTGAATGGTGATGATGGCCATGCTCGTACCATGCATGGTTCCAGGCAATTGGCCGACATTATTGTCTCCTGGGGCATTAATGACGACGCCAGCCAGAGCTTTCTGTACGGCGCAATGGCCTGGGCCTTGAATTACTGGATGGCCGCCAGTGCCTTGATTCTGGCAAACCAGACGCCGGCGGATGGCGTGGATGCCATCGTCAAAGTGGGCGGTAATGGCTTGCGCTTTGGTTTGCAACTGGCCAGCTCCACGACCTGGCTGGTTACAGACGCCCCTGTCATCGCCGGCAATAAAGAGCCGGGCAATGAGCAGGCACAAGCGCTGGGAGCCTTGGGTGATAGTGCGGTGGTGGATTTTGTAGGGCTGGGTGGCCAGTGTCTGGATCTGGCTGGGATTAGCGCCAGGAATCTGCACGCCTTTTTGCCCTCGGACTACCTGACTCGTCAAGGCCAGTTCCTGAAAACTCGCTTGCCCTTTCTGGCTGGGCGCAATGGTATTAGCGATTTTGCGCAGGTGATCGCCAACAATACCGGGCCGTTGGTGCTGCTGGGCATGATCGACGGTGCCGGGGAACGTGGCCGTGTTGGTGGTGGGGTGGCGACGGTGGACGCCTCTTTATTGCAAGCTCTCAAGGAGTGGCAGCATGAAACGACAGTGGTTTAA
- a CDS encoding amidase has protein sequence MKRQWFKLPLHQLLHALHTGEASLPEIVASFYERIAIRDDRIGAWQYLIDQDDYLAEYESRSDFYKASPLMGLPFAVKDVIDTAGIPTTMGSAIHQDRIPDMDASCVTAMKAAGGILMGKTVTTEFAYFQAGKTNNPHDAERTPGGSSSGSAAAVADFMVPVAFGTQTAASVIRPASYCGCIGYVGSKNEFSLRNIQPLAHSLDSLGILSNDVLDTLLLRNILLHKPLNLSTPGAQAACVFGVFPGQALGDVQDKMLETLQACQQDLSEQGHTLVDFPLQDAVVELTALHAQIMAYEVARNLVYEQQQHETLSAHMQSLMSTGLSFPYKEYIAALQGADTLKQAMLQWFEDSGVDFILAPAAAGVAPYKTEGTGAPFMSRAWQLLGLPVVSLPLGYFQKLPMGLQLIGKPHQDDVLLLQARQLQQRFLNSSSVLTA, from the coding sequence ATGAAACGACAGTGGTTTAAGCTGCCTTTGCATCAATTGCTGCACGCTCTGCATACGGGCGAAGCCAGTCTGCCGGAGATCGTGGCTTCCTTCTACGAGCGCATTGCCATACGCGATGACAGGATTGGTGCCTGGCAGTATCTGATTGATCAGGACGACTATCTGGCCGAGTACGAAAGTCGCAGCGATTTCTACAAGGCCTCGCCCTTGATGGGCCTGCCCTTTGCGGTCAAGGACGTGATTGATACGGCGGGTATTCCCACCACAATGGGCTCGGCCATTCACCAGGATCGGATTCCGGATATGGATGCTTCCTGCGTGACCGCGATGAAAGCGGCAGGCGGCATTTTGATGGGCAAGACAGTTACGACCGAGTTTGCTTACTTTCAGGCAGGCAAGACGAATAACCCGCATGATGCCGAACGCACACCCGGCGGCTCCTCCAGCGGCTCTGCCGCTGCAGTGGCTGATTTCATGGTGCCGGTAGCCTTCGGCACACAGACAGCGGCATCGGTCATACGGCCCGCATCCTACTGCGGCTGCATTGGCTATGTAGGCAGCAAGAACGAGTTTTCCTTGCGCAATATTCAGCCGCTGGCTCATTCTCTGGACTCCCTGGGCATACTCAGCAACGATGTGCTCGACACGCTCTTGCTGCGCAATATCCTGCTGCACAAACCCTTGAATCTAAGCACGCCAGGGGCGCAGGCGGCTTGTGTGTTCGGTGTTTTCCCCGGGCAGGCACTGGGCGACGTTCAGGACAAGATGCTGGAGACTTTGCAGGCCTGCCAGCAGGATTTGTCGGAACAGGGGCATACGCTGGTGGATTTTCCCCTGCAGGACGCCGTTGTTGAATTGACGGCCTTGCATGCCCAGATCATGGCTTATGAAGTGGCCCGGAATCTGGTGTACGAGCAACAGCAGCATGAAACCTTGAGCGCCCATATGCAGTCCTTGATGAGCACGGGTCTGTCTTTTCCCTACAAGGAGTACATTGCTGCCTTGCAAGGAGCGGACACGCTCAAACAGGCGATGCTGCAGTGGTTTGAGGATAGTGGGGTGGATTTCATTCTGGCACCTGCGGCAGCCGGTGTTGCGCCTTATAAAACCGAAGGAACAGGGGCGCCATTCATGAGTCGTGCCTGGCAGTTACTGGGCTTGCCGGTGGTGTCTTTGCCGTTGGGTTATTTCCAGAAACTGCCCATGGGTTTGCAGTTGATTGGTAAACCGCATCAGGATGATGTTTTGCTTTTACAGGCGCGTCAGTTGCAGCAGCGCTTTTTAAACAGCAGCTCAGTTCTGACGGCGTAA
- a CDS encoding MFS transporter yields MQRESTVAESEHTDTGHIKKVMMGSAAGTIVEWFDFALFGYMAVYIAQNFFPSEDKMAGLLATFAVFLVSFIVRPLGGIYFGRLGDRIGRKKILALTVLLMSGSTAAIGLIPTYDSIGIWAPVLLIIIRCIQGLSAGGEYTGATIYTVEHSPMNKRNSYAWAMSGATYFAFALAAGISAGLAAIVGTEAMGDWGWRTIFLLAVPMGIVAFFIRDHLAESPEFQQMRAEKKGQLSYSASQVFKAEGSNIVKLGGFIVLYALSFYIFSTYMNTFLRTVIGLSSVQSLTANMVALLFVTALTPLAGVISDRVGRRRMMQFAAVWHALFTIPAYMIVSKGASLEAAIFGMLIIGIGQVAASVVAVTLLSEMFPTDMRYTASSMCYNITFAIFGGTAPYLAIWLTTQTGSYLAPAFYVTVVAVLCFFWVTVLMPETANKPLRRYHTEPAHDAKPAVSMGKAGAS; encoded by the coding sequence ATGCAAAGGGAAAGCACCGTGGCCGAATCGGAACATACCGATACGGGTCACATCAAGAAAGTAATGATGGGTTCAGCGGCCGGTACGATCGTTGAATGGTTTGACTTTGCCTTGTTCGGCTATATGGCCGTATACATCGCACAAAACTTCTTCCCCTCGGAAGACAAGATGGCGGGCTTGCTGGCCACCTTTGCAGTATTTCTGGTGTCCTTTATTGTTCGCCCCCTGGGCGGGATCTACTTTGGCAGGCTGGGCGACCGCATTGGCCGCAAGAAGATTCTGGCCCTGACCGTCCTGCTGATGTCCGGCTCGACCGCGGCCATTGGTCTGATTCCAACCTATGACAGCATTGGCATCTGGGCTCCGGTTCTGCTGATCATCATCCGCTGTATTCAGGGGCTGTCGGCCGGTGGCGAATATACGGGCGCCACCATCTACACCGTTGAACACAGCCCCATGAACAAGCGCAACTCCTACGCCTGGGCCATGTCCGGCGCCACCTACTTTGCGTTTGCACTGGCAGCAGGGATCAGCGCCGGTCTGGCCGCAATTGTCGGTACCGAGGCCATGGGCGATTGGGGCTGGCGCACCATCTTCCTGCTGGCCGTTCCCATGGGCATCGTGGCTTTCTTCATTCGGGATCATCTGGCCGAATCGCCCGAGTTCCAGCAGATGCGTGCGGAGAAAAAAGGTCAGCTCAGCTACAGCGCGTCCCAGGTCTTCAAGGCAGAGGGTTCCAATATTGTGAAGTTAGGCGGCTTTATCGTGCTGTACGCCCTGTCCTTCTACATTTTCTCCACCTACATGAACACCTTCCTGCGCACGGTCATTGGCTTGTCCTCCGTCCAGTCCCTGACTGCGAACATGGTTGCCCTGCTATTTGTCACCGCCCTGACCCCGCTTGCCGGTGTGATCTCGGACCGGGTGGGCCGCCGTCGCATGATGCAATTTGCTGCTGTCTGGCATGCGCTGTTCACCATTCCAGCCTACATGATCGTCAGCAAGGGAGCTTCTTTGGAGGCCGCCATTTTCGGCATGCTGATTATCGGTATTGGCCAGGTGGCTGCCAGTGTGGTGGCCGTCACCCTGCTCTCGGAGATGTTCCCCACCGACATGCGCTATACCGCTTCGAGCATGTGCTACAACATCACCTTCGCGATCTTTGGTGGCACCGCACCCTACCTGGCCATCTGGCTGACGACACAAACAGGCAGCTATCTGGCTCCCGCGTTTTACGTCACGGTGGTCGCCGTTCTGTGCTTTTTCTGGGTGACGGTGCTGATGCCCGAAACCGCCAACAAGCCTTTGCGCCGCTATCACACCGAACCGGCTCATGATGCCAAACCGGCCGTCAGCATGGGCAAGGCAGGCGCCAGTTAA